The following proteins are co-located in the Vigna unguiculata cultivar IT97K-499-35 chromosome 9, ASM411807v1, whole genome shotgun sequence genome:
- the LOC114163002 gene encoding palmitoyl-acyl carrier protein thioesterase, chloroplastic-like: MISGMTSSMVAPINMGKQLLGNWCSAKKRIVEINSPCNSTCYNTNRRFSLLVSACSHCSPVGGNTRKGLKDVPLINGRARKLGNESTEDFATFLRGRFVEDRFVYRQNFFVRSYETGPDKTISMETLTNFLQETALNHVRSCGLNENSFGTTYEMDLRKLIWVVTRMQVQVQRYSKWGDEIEVETWIDVGGKNGTRRDWIIRDRYTKEIIAKATSKWAIMNRETRRLSKMHEEVRQELAPFYFNRFAIAAEEIDHQKIQKLTDSTVEGFRFGVIPGWYDMDVNQHVNNAKYTRWISESVPRKMLEDYTMTSMTLEFRRECTQSDILESMTSASSKVIGASNNKYVSKKPHLQYIHLLRLQDNKTELVRARTEWHLKLNHN, translated from the exons ATGATTTCTGGTATGACATCATCAATGGTGGCACCCATCAATATGGGGAAACAACTTCTAGGAAATTGGTGCAGTGCCAAGAAGAGAATTGTAGAGATTAATTCCCCATGCAACTCTACATGCTACAACACTAATAGAAGGTTTTCGTTGTTGGTGAGTGCATGTTCTCATTGTAGTCCAGTGGGAGGGAACACGAGGAAGGGATTGAAAGATGTTCCATTGATTAATGGAAGAGCAAGGAAGTTGGGAAATGAAAGCACAGAGGATTTTGCTACTTTCCTTCGTGGAAGGTTTGTGGAGGACAGGTTTGTTTATAGGCAAAATTTCTTTGTGAGGTCTTACGAAACTGGACCAGATAAGACTATCTCCATGGAGACACTCACCAACTTTCTCCAG GAAACTGCTCTAAATCATGTCAGAAGCTGTGGGTTAAATGAGAACAGTTTTGGAACTACTTACGAGATGGATCTTCGCAAACTCATTTGGGTCGTTACTCGTATGCAAGTTCAAGTTCAGAGATATAGCAAATG GGGGGATGAAATTGAGGTTGAAACTTGGATTGATGTTGGCGGAAAGAATGGGACACGAAGAGATTGGATAATCAGGGATCGTTACACCAAAGAAATCATCGCTAAAGCAACCAG CAAGTGGGCAATCATGAATAGAGAAACAAGAAGATTATCTAAGATGCATGAAGAAGTTAGACAAGAACTTGCTCCTTTCTACTTTAACAGGTTTGCCATTGCCGCCGAAGAAATAGATCATCAAAAGATACAAAAGCTCACCGACTCCACCGTTGAAGGTTTTCGTTTTGGAGTGATT CCAGGGTGGTACGACATGGATGTTAACCAGCATGTTAATAATGCAAAATACACCAGATGGATCTCTGAG AGTGTACCAAGAAAAATGTTAGAAGATTACACAATGACAAGCATGACTTTAGAATTTCGGCGTGAATGTACGCAATCAGATATACTGGAATCAATGACAAGTGCATCATCCAAAGTGATTGGTGCCTCAAACAATAAGTATGTTAGCAAAAAACCCCACCTACAATATATACACTTGCTTCGTCTACAAGACAATAAGACAGAGTTGGTTCGTGCCAGAACCGAATGGCATTTGAAGCTAAACCACAACTGA